A window of Phycobacter azelaicus contains these coding sequences:
- a CDS encoding penicillin-binding protein activator, with product MFAVFRQARKAALAAVTAVSALALGACNPVSTGGGPSINTSKPVPVALLVPKGSTQAGDSVLAQSLENAARLAIGDLKGVQIDLRVYDTAGDPTVAANAATQAINDGARILLGPVYAEAANAAGVAAAKRNVNVLAFSNNTAIAGGNVFILGATFANTAQRLTSYAARQGRNNIVIVAGNDAAGQAGSSAIQAAAARSGSTIAGTIGYELSQKGVIDAIGPVRDTARASNATAIFMTATTAGALPLLTQLLPEAGLDKETYQYIGLTRWDIPSQTLAMPGVQGGWFALPDPAKSQQFVSRYSAAYGGTPHSIGGLAYDGIAAIGALVSAGKTDALTGAALTQPAGFQGTGGIFRLRPDGTNERGLAVATIQEQKVVVIDPAPSSFSGAGF from the coding sequence ATGTTCGCCGTTTTTAGACAGGCCCGCAAGGCGGCTTTGGCCGCTGTCACCGCAGTTTCCGCACTTGCGCTTGGCGCCTGTAACCCGGTCAGCACCGGCGGCGGTCCTTCGATCAACACCTCAAAACCCGTTCCCGTCGCCCTTCTGGTGCCAAAAGGATCGACGCAAGCGGGCGACAGCGTGCTTGCTCAAAGCCTGGAAAATGCCGCACGGCTGGCGATCGGAGACCTCAAAGGCGTCCAGATTGATCTGCGTGTCTATGACACAGCCGGTGATCCGACCGTGGCCGCCAACGCCGCAACCCAAGCGATCAATGACGGCGCAAGAATCCTGCTTGGCCCTGTCTATGCGGAAGCTGCAAACGCAGCGGGTGTTGCGGCTGCAAAGCGCAATGTGAACGTTCTCGCCTTTTCCAACAACACCGCGATCGCGGGCGGGAACGTGTTCATCCTTGGCGCAACATTCGCCAACACGGCGCAGCGCCTGACCTCTTACGCGGCGCGTCAGGGGCGAAACAACATCGTGATCGTTGCTGGCAATGATGCGGCCGGTCAGGCCGGCAGCAGCGCCATTCAGGCAGCCGCTGCGCGCAGCGGCTCCACCATCGCGGGCACCATCGGCTATGAACTGTCCCAGAAGGGCGTGATCGATGCAATTGGCCCGGTCCGCGATACCGCCCGCGCAAGTAACGCCACTGCGATCTTCATGACCGCAACCACAGCCGGCGCCCTGCCGCTCTTGACCCAGCTCCTACCGGAGGCAGGGCTCGACAAGGAAACCTACCAATACATTGGCCTGACCCGCTGGGATATTCCGTCCCAAACCCTCGCGATGCCGGGTGTTCAAGGTGGCTGGTTCGCCCTGCCAGATCCGGCCAAATCCCAGCAATTCGTGTCACGCTACAGCGCGGCCTATGGCGGCACACCGCATTCGATCGGTGGTCTGGCCTATGACGGGATCGCAGCCATTGGCGCGCTTGTCAGCGCCGGAAAGACCGACGCACTGACCGGCGCGGCCCTGACGCAGCCTGCAGGCTTCCAGGGCACCGGCGGCATCTTCCGCCTGCGTCCGGATGGCACCAATGAGCGCGGCCTGGCCGTCGCCACAATCCAAGAACAGAAGGTGGTCGTCATTGACCCAGCCCCAAGCAGCTTCTCCGGCGCCGGTTTCTGA
- the rsmI gene encoding 16S rRNA (cytidine(1402)-2'-O)-methyltransferase — protein sequence MNHQIVKLLPGLHFVATPIGTARDITLRALDVLASADVIAAEDTRSLRKLMEIHGVPLNGRQIIAYHDHSGAGARARLMQAMEAGQSVAYASEAGMPLIADPGYDLSRAAAEAGHKVTVAPGPSAALAALTLAGLPTDAFFFVGFLPNATSARRKRLEELRAVPGTLIFYESPKRIAASVADMAAVLGDRPAALCRELTKKFEEVRRGSLSDLATGLDNNPVKGEIVMLVDRARAEEVSEANLEEDLRAALKDNSVKDAASIVAETHGLPRRKVYQLALQLAKDAG from the coding sequence GTGAATCATCAGATCGTCAAATTGTTGCCGGGGCTTCACTTTGTGGCAACGCCCATCGGGACCGCGCGCGACATTACCCTGCGCGCGCTGGATGTGCTGGCCTCGGCGGATGTGATCGCCGCCGAAGACACGCGATCCCTGCGCAAGCTGATGGAGATCCATGGCGTGCCGCTGAACGGTCGTCAGATCATCGCCTATCACGACCACAGCGGCGCAGGCGCCCGCGCGCGGCTGATGCAGGCGATGGAGGCGGGGCAGTCGGTCGCCTATGCCTCGGAAGCCGGGATGCCGCTGATTGCCGATCCGGGCTATGACCTCAGCCGTGCGGCCGCCGAAGCCGGACACAAGGTTACTGTGGCACCTGGACCGTCGGCGGCGCTGGCAGCGCTAACACTGGCGGGGCTGCCGACGGATGCCTTCTTCTTTGTGGGTTTCCTGCCCAATGCAACATCCGCCCGCCGCAAGCGCCTGGAAGAACTGCGGGCTGTGCCCGGCACGCTGATCTTCTACGAATCGCCCAAGCGCATCGCGGCCTCGGTTGCCGATATGGCAGCGGTTCTGGGGGACCGTCCGGCGGCGCTCTGTCGCGAGCTGACCAAAAAATTCGAAGAGGTGCGGCGCGGCTCTCTCAGCGACCTCGCCACTGGGTTGGATAACAACCCGGTCAAGGGCGAAATCGTGATGCTGGTGGACCGCGCGCGCGCAGAAGAGGTGAGTGAAGCCAACCTGGAGGAAGACCTGCGCGCCGCCTTGAAGGATAATTCGGTCAAGGATGCGGCCTCGATCGTGGCGGAAACCCATGGGTTGCCGCGGCGCAAGGTTTACCAGCTGGCGCTGCAACTGGCCAAGGATGCGGGCTGA
- a CDS encoding YraN family protein, which yields MRAEALAGRHHQGQRAHLAGQAAEVAAARAYEARGYQVAMRRWRGPGGEIDLILRKGALVVFAEVKHSSTFEAAAARITPAQMQRIMTSAAHFLDGEPQGQLTEARLDAVLVNGEGAVEILENAFGLG from the coding sequence ATGCGGGCTGAAGCCTTGGCAGGGCGGCATCATCAAGGCCAGCGTGCCCACCTGGCCGGACAAGCCGCCGAAGTGGCCGCCGCCCGCGCCTATGAGGCCCGCGGCTATCAGGTGGCGATGCGCCGCTGGCGCGGTCCCGGTGGTGAGATCGACCTGATCCTGCGCAAGGGCGCGCTGGTGGTCTTTGCCGAGGTCAAACACAGCAGCACGTTTGAGGCCGCAGCCGCGCGCATCACTCCCGCCCAGATGCAGCGCATCATGACCAGTGCTGCGCATTTCCTTGATGGGGAACCACAGGGCCAGCTGACCGAAGCGCGCCTTGATGCCGTACTTGTGAACGGGGAAGGGGCGGTGGAGATCCTCGAAAATGCCTTTGGGCTGGGCTAG
- the gshB gene encoding glutathione synthase, whose amino-acid sequence MKIAFQMDPIMGVDINADSSFRLAEEAQARGHELFYYSPDHLAYQEGRITARGYDMTVQRVAGTPAVLGEEREVNLADFDVVWLRQDPPFDMHYITSTHLLDRLKGQTLVVNDPFWVRNYPEKLLVLDFPDLTPPTAIARDLDTIKAFKAKHGDIILKPLYGNGGAGVFRLDANDRNLTSLHELFTGFSREPLIVQKFLPDVSNGDKRVILVDGEAVGAINRVPAAGETRSNMHVGGRPEKIGLTERDLEICATIGPLLKEKGQIFVGIDVIGDYLTEINVTSPTGIQELEGFDGVNIAGKVWQAIEARCT is encoded by the coding sequence ATGAAAATCGCCTTCCAGATGGACCCGATCATGGGCGTCGACATCAATGCCGACAGCAGCTTCCGCCTTGCAGAGGAAGCTCAGGCGCGCGGGCACGAGCTGTTCTATTACAGCCCCGATCACCTCGCCTATCAGGAAGGGCGCATCACCGCGCGCGGATATGACATGACCGTGCAGCGGGTGGCCGGAACCCCGGCTGTGCTGGGCGAGGAGCGCGAAGTGAATCTGGCCGATTTCGACGTCGTTTGGCTGCGTCAGGACCCGCCGTTTGACATGCACTATATTACCTCGACCCATCTGCTGGACCGGCTTAAGGGGCAGACCCTGGTGGTGAATGATCCCTTCTGGGTGCGAAACTACCCGGAAAAACTGCTGGTGCTGGATTTCCCTGATTTGACGCCGCCTACTGCGATTGCGCGCGACCTTGATACCATCAAGGCTTTCAAGGCCAAGCATGGCGATATCATCCTGAAACCCCTTTATGGCAACGGTGGCGCAGGTGTGTTCCGGCTCGATGCCAATGATCGCAACCTGACTTCGCTGCACGAACTTTTCACCGGGTTCAGCCGGGAGCCGCTGATTGTGCAAAAGTTCCTGCCTGATGTCAGCAATGGCGACAAACGCGTCATCCTGGTGGATGGCGAGGCCGTGGGCGCGATCAACCGTGTGCCCGCCGCGGGGGAGACACGCTCAAACATGCATGTGGGCGGGCGTCCCGAAAAGATCGGACTAACGGAACGCGACCTTGAGATCTGCGCCACCATCGGCCCACTTTTGAAGGAAAAAGGGCAGATCTTTGTCGGGATAGACGTGATCGGCGACTACCTGACCGAGATCAACGTGACCTCTCCCACCGGTATTCAGGAGCTAGAGGGTTTTGATGGTGTCAACATTGCCGGAAAGGTTTGGCAGGCCATCGAGGCCCGCTGTACTTGA
- a CDS encoding alpha/beta hydrolase produces the protein MRRALERLARLLLPVPPLVCHLVGQDGLHRISRGTRRTRRIILYFHGGGYVAGSPETHLGMIGRLSGLAGVEVAAPNYPLAPEFHFPAAFEDACQAWARLSELGYRPTDIVLGGDSAGGGLALALLGHLCRVGTPPAAAFALSPWCDLSLSGNSLHRNAGSDVLFPARRIGELVDLILGDETDRCDPRLSPLFADFPNYPQVLLHFSETEILQDDSCRMAQVLRQAGAQVVTHTHPNAPHVWHLFDGWIPEAREALRDVARFIKVHL, from the coding sequence ATGCGCCGTGCTCTTGAGCGTCTCGCGCGCCTCCTTTTGCCTGTGCCGCCGCTTGTATGTCACCTTGTTGGCCAAGACGGTCTGCACCGCATCAGCAGAGGGACGCGCCGCACAAGGCGGATTATCCTTTATTTCCATGGCGGTGGCTATGTCGCCGGTAGCCCAGAAACCCACCTCGGTATGATTGGGCGACTTTCTGGGCTCGCCGGTGTAGAAGTCGCCGCTCCCAATTATCCGCTGGCACCGGAGTTTCATTTCCCCGCCGCTTTTGAGGATGCGTGCCAGGCTTGGGCGCGGCTCTCGGAGCTGGGATACCGGCCAACTGATATAGTCCTTGGCGGCGATTCCGCCGGTGGGGGGCTTGCCTTGGCGCTTTTGGGGCATTTGTGCCGGGTGGGCACCCCGCCTGCTGCGGCCTTTGCGCTGTCGCCATGGTGTGATCTGAGCCTTTCCGGGAACAGCCTGCACAGGAATGCAGGCTCCGACGTGTTGTTCCCGGCCCGCCGCATTGGTGAACTGGTGGATCTGATCCTGGGTGACGAAACAGACCGCTGCGATCCACGGTTGTCCCCACTGTTTGCGGATTTCCCGAACTATCCTCAGGTGTTGCTTCATTTTTCTGAGACCGAGATCCTGCAGGACGACAGTTGCCGCATGGCGCAGGTTTTGAGACAGGCGGGCGCTCAGGTTGTGACGCACACGCATCCCAATGCGCCGCATGTGTGGCATCTGTTCGACGGCTGGATTCCTGAGGCACGCGAGGCCCTGCGCGATGTGGCGCGGTTCATCAAGGTCCACCTATGA
- a CDS encoding YifB family Mg chelatase-like AAA ATPase yields the protein MISRAYTVAFQGVEARSVEVQCAVVPGLPAFSIVGLPDKAVSEARERVRSAFAAMSIALPSKRITVNLSPADLPKEGSHFDLPIALALLAAIEVIPVETASETIALGELSLDGTLIPVLGALPAAMTAASEDRLLLCPKASGAEAAWVDAARVIGATSLLDVVRHFTGKMPLPEAVAGEVTDALGARDLRDVKGQERAKRALEIAAAGRHHLLMVGPPGSGKSMLAARLPTILPPLTPREALETSMIQSLCGLIEDGGINRSRPFREPHHTASMAAIVGGGRRAQPGEISLAHNGVLFLDELPEFSRPVLETLRQPLETGEVMVARANAHVKYPSRFMLVAAANPCKCGHLADPSRACSRAPICAEDYMGRISGPLMDRFDLRIEVPAVPYSDLDLASASEGSNEVAQRVFAARDLQEHRFVDLPEVHLNADAEGALLEEIAPLDADSRALLHKAADRFSLTARGYHRVLRVARTIADLDATDSIARHHIAEALSFRIAG from the coding sequence ATGATTTCGCGGGCCTACACAGTCGCATTTCAAGGGGTGGAGGCCCGCTCGGTCGAAGTGCAATGCGCCGTGGTACCGGGGCTGCCTGCTTTTTCCATCGTTGGCCTGCCAGACAAGGCCGTAAGCGAGGCACGCGAACGAGTGCGCTCGGCCTTTGCGGCAATGTCCATCGCGCTGCCGTCAAAGCGGATCACCGTGAACCTGTCACCCGCCGATCTGCCAAAGGAAGGCAGCCATTTCGACCTGCCCATCGCACTGGCGCTTTTGGCGGCCATAGAAGTGATCCCGGTCGAAACGGCGAGCGAGACCATCGCCCTTGGCGAACTCTCCCTTGATGGCACGTTGATCCCCGTTTTGGGCGCCCTGCCCGCCGCCATGACCGCCGCGAGCGAAGACCGCCTGCTGCTCTGTCCAAAGGCGTCGGGGGCCGAGGCCGCCTGGGTCGATGCGGCGCGGGTGATCGGTGCGACCAGCCTTCTGGATGTGGTGCGCCATTTCACCGGTAAGATGCCCCTCCCCGAGGCTGTCGCGGGCGAGGTCACAGATGCTCTTGGCGCACGTGATCTGCGCGACGTGAAAGGTCAGGAACGCGCCAAACGCGCGCTGGAGATTGCCGCCGCAGGAAGGCATCACCTGTTAATGGTCGGCCCGCCCGGATCGGGCAAATCCATGCTGGCCGCGCGCCTGCCGACGATCCTGCCGCCGCTTACCCCGCGCGAGGCTTTAGAGACTTCGATGATCCAGTCCTTATGCGGTTTGATCGAAGATGGCGGCATCAACCGCAGCCGCCCATTCCGCGAGCCGCACCATACCGCATCGATGGCGGCCATAGTGGGCGGAGGACGGCGTGCTCAGCCGGGTGAAATCAGCCTTGCCCACAATGGCGTGTTGTTTCTGGACGAGTTGCCGGAATTCTCCCGTCCCGTATTAGAAACCCTGCGCCAGCCTCTGGAAACCGGCGAGGTCATGGTCGCCCGCGCCAACGCTCATGTGAAATATCCGAGCCGTTTCATGCTGGTGGCCGCCGCCAACCCCTGCAAATGCGGGCATCTGGCGGACCCCTCCCGCGCCTGCTCCCGTGCGCCGATCTGCGCCGAAGACTACATGGGCCGCATTTCGGGTCCGTTGATGGATCGCTTTGATCTACGCATTGAAGTGCCGGCCGTGCCCTACAGTGATCTAGATCTTGCCTCTGCCAGCGAAGGCTCCAACGAGGTGGCTCAGCGCGTCTTTGCCGCCCGTGACCTGCAAGAGCACAGGTTCGTGGATCTGCCCGAGGTGCATCTCAATGCCGACGCGGAGGGGGCATTATTGGAAGAGATCGCCCCCCTTGATGCAGACAGTCGCGCTTTGCTGCACAAAGCCGCCGATCGGTTCTCGCTAACCGCCCGCGGCTATCATCGGGTTTTGCGGGTGGCGCGTACCATTGCCGATCTGGATGCCACTGACAGTATCGCCCGCCATCACATTGCAGAAGCACTGTCCTTTCGGATTGCCGGGTAA
- a CDS encoding glutathione S-transferase, translating to MTYDLFIGDRMYSSWSLRGWLMLEKFSLPHVVHMVGLYSGTMAQDLADLAPARLVPTLRTPEGIVIGESLAIAETLAERHPEAALWPKDAAARATARWLVAEMACGFSALRGDCAMQLSHIWEGFTPSDAVLRDLARIEVLFTHARKVSGADDGWLFGDYSLADAFYTPVAARIIGYDLPVSPETRAYCRVLLCDPAVLHWQKQARKVTYDPEPYALDLPRRAWSLD from the coding sequence ATGACATATGATCTTTTTATCGGTGACCGCATGTATTCCAGCTGGTCCTTGCGCGGCTGGCTCATGCTTGAAAAATTTTCGCTTCCCCATGTAGTGCATATGGTGGGGCTGTATTCCGGAACCATGGCGCAGGATCTCGCGGATCTGGCGCCCGCACGCCTCGTGCCGACACTGCGCACGCCTGAAGGCATCGTGATTGGCGAAAGTCTTGCCATCGCCGAGACTCTCGCCGAACGGCACCCGGAGGCAGCTCTGTGGCCCAAGGATGCAGCCGCACGGGCAACCGCGCGTTGGCTGGTAGCTGAAATGGCCTGTGGGTTCTCCGCCCTGCGCGGCGATTGCGCCATGCAACTCAGTCACATCTGGGAAGGCTTCACGCCCTCTGATGCCGTACTCAGGGATCTGGCGCGGATTGAAGTGCTGTTCACCCATGCCCGCAAGGTATCAGGCGCGGATGATGGCTGGCTCTTCGGTGACTACAGCCTTGCCGATGCCTTCTACACGCCGGTCGCAGCACGGATCATCGGCTATGATTTGCCTGTTTCGCCCGAAACAAGGGCCTATTGCCGCGTGCTCTTGTGCGATCCAGCCGTTCTGCACTGGCAAAAACAGGCCCGCAAGGTGACTTACGACCCCGAACCCTATGCGCTGGACCTGCCACGCCGCGCATGGAGCCTAGATTAG
- a CDS encoding histidine phosphatase family protein codes for MTRLFLVRHGPTHAKSMVGWSDLPADLSDTAALDRLSAALPDDALVVSSDLSRAAETANAIARGRTRLHHLPDLREIHFGAWELRTWKDIDAEDPERIRAYWETPGDVRPPGGESWNEVCARVDRAIDSLIEAHRGRNLVVVGHFGQILTQIQRAEALTAEEAFSHRIDNLSLTEIHHRTDGWHTERINHLP; via the coding sequence ATGACCCGCCTGTTTCTGGTGCGCCACGGTCCAACCCATGCGAAATCCATGGTTGGCTGGTCGGACCTGCCTGCTGACCTGTCTGATACGGCTGCACTCGACCGGCTCTCCGCCGCTCTGCCAGATGACGCGCTAGTCGTCTCCTCGGATCTGTCCCGCGCCGCTGAGACGGCAAACGCCATCGCACGGGGCCGCACGAGGCTGCATCATCTGCCTGACCTCCGCGAAATCCACTTCGGAGCGTGGGAACTGCGAACCTGGAAGGACATCGATGCCGAGGACCCCGAACGCATCCGCGCCTACTGGGAAACCCCCGGAGATGTGCGCCCTCCCGGCGGCGAAAGCTGGAATGAGGTCTGCGCCCGCGTTGATCGCGCCATCGACAGCCTGATCGAAGCCCACCGAGGGCGAAATCTGGTTGTCGTGGGCCATTTTGGACAGATCCTGACCCAGATCCAGCGTGCCGAGGCCCTGACGGCGGAAGAGGCCTTTTCCCATCGGATCGACAATCTGTCGCTCACCGAGATCCACCACCGTACCGATGGCTGGCATACAGAGCGCATCAATCACCTTCCGTGA
- the cobU gene encoding bifunctional adenosylcobinamide kinase/adenosylcobinamide-phosphate guanylyltransferase: MTAAVTLILGGAASGKSAFAEKLCISSGKPRAYWATSQVFDDEMRAKVHKHLVQRGPDWMTHEEPFDAVSVLNTLSEGQICLMDCATMWLTNHLLAEHDLEAETEGLLTAIDACAADIVIVTNETGLGIVPENALARRFREAQGRLNIALAARAERVVQVTAGLPLVLKGTLS; this comes from the coding sequence TTGACCGCAGCTGTCACACTCATTCTCGGCGGAGCCGCATCGGGCAAGTCGGCGTTCGCCGAAAAACTGTGCATCTCCTCGGGCAAGCCGCGAGCGTACTGGGCCACGTCACAGGTGTTTGATGACGAGATGCGCGCAAAGGTGCACAAGCACCTTGTGCAGCGCGGTCCGGATTGGATGACACACGAAGAGCCCTTTGACGCGGTCAGTGTGCTCAACACGCTTTCGGAGGGCCAGATCTGCCTCATGGACTGCGCCACCATGTGGCTGACAAATCACCTGCTGGCCGAGCACGACTTGGAAGCGGAAACCGAAGGCCTGTTGACCGCCATTGACGCATGCGCTGCGGATATCGTGATTGTTACCAACGAAACCGGTCTCGGGATCGTGCCCGAGAACGCCCTGGCCCGCAGGTTCCGAGAAGCGCAAGGACGGCTCAATATCGCTCTGGCGGCCCGCGCAGAAAGGGTCGTTCAGGTGACTGCCGGTCTGCCTCTTGTTCTGAAAGGTACCCTGTCATGA
- a CDS encoding RNA polymerase factor sigma-32, whose translation MALDTTTENPLPRQAMKAELLDAETELKLAYAWRDDRDEEALHRLIHAYMRLAISMAAKFKRYGAPMNDLIQEAGVGLMKAADKFDPDRGVRFSTYAVWWIKASIQDYVMRNWSMVRTGSTSSQKSLFFNMRRVQAQLEREASAAGIELDKHQLNQQIATEIGVPLRDVEMMDGRLSGSDFSLNAVQSSDDEGREWIEALEDDSAQAAELVEEEHDRRQLRAWLVEALQALNERERFIITERKLREEPRTLESLGSELNLSKERVRQLEAAAFQKMRKTLEGCSREVHNFLS comes from the coding sequence ATGGCACTTGACACGACCACTGAAAACCCGCTGCCAAGGCAGGCCATGAAGGCCGAGCTGCTGGACGCTGAAACAGAACTGAAGCTTGCCTATGCCTGGCGCGACGACCGGGATGAGGAGGCTCTGCATCGGCTCATCCATGCCTACATGCGGCTAGCGATATCCATGGCTGCCAAGTTCAAGCGCTACGGCGCGCCGATGAACGATCTCATCCAGGAGGCCGGTGTCGGCCTGATGAAGGCAGCGGACAAGTTTGATCCCGACCGGGGTGTGCGCTTTTCGACCTACGCGGTCTGGTGGATCAAGGCGTCCATCCAGGATTACGTTATGCGCAACTGGTCCATGGTACGCACAGGTTCCACCTCTTCGCAAAAATCGCTGTTCTTCAACATGCGCCGCGTTCAGGCGCAGTTGGAACGCGAGGCCAGTGCGGCTGGTATTGAACTGGACAAACACCAGTTGAACCAGCAGATCGCCACCGAGATCGGCGTGCCGTTGCGGGATGTCGAGATGATGGATGGGCGTTTGTCCGGCTCTGACTTCTCCCTGAACGCGGTCCAATCGTCTGACGATGAAGGGCGCGAATGGATTGAGGCGCTGGAAGACGATAGCGCTCAAGCGGCCGAACTGGTCGAGGAAGAGCATGATCGCCGCCAGTTGCGTGCCTGGCTCGTAGAGGCTTTGCAGGCGCTCAATGAGCGCGAACGCTTTATCATCACAGAACGCAAGCTGCGCGAAGAACCGCGTACTCTCGAAAGCTTGGGGTCCGAGCTGAATCTGTCCAAGGAACGTGTGCGCCAGCTGGAGGCCGCAGCCTTCCAGAAGATGCGAAAGACACTTGAAGGTTGCTCACGGGAAGTTCACAACTTTCTTTCATGA
- a CDS encoding ChaN family lipoprotein, with translation MRKSILFIRKAAVACAAAALVFTRVAAAADAGAGPEFAVSPQAAASLAKGADVVILGEVHDNARHHLNQAEILSHIAPRAVVWEMITQEQADALTSDILGSAEATAKILDWSSSGWPAFDLYAPVFAAAAPAEQYGALVPRSEARSALEQGVADFFGARAAAFGLDQPLPDAEQSAREADQMANHCNAMPEEMLPVLVDFQRLRDAALAAAADRALKETGGPVVVITGNGHARLDRGLAVYLAKARPGVDVLSLGQSEGGAISGDFDLLLDSPAVERPDPCLAFKKG, from the coding sequence ATGAGAAAGTCGATTCTTTTTATCAGAAAAGCGGCCGTGGCATGTGCTGCGGCCGCACTCGTTTTCACAAGGGTAGCGGCTGCGGCAGATGCGGGCGCCGGACCTGAATTCGCGGTATCGCCGCAAGCCGCAGCCAGCCTTGCGAAGGGTGCCGATGTTGTGATTCTTGGTGAGGTTCACGACAACGCCAGACACCACCTCAATCAGGCTGAGATCCTGTCGCATATCGCGCCCCGCGCCGTAGTCTGGGAAATGATCACGCAAGAGCAGGCAGATGCGCTGACCTCGGACATTCTGGGCAGCGCTGAGGCTACGGCCAAGATCCTAGACTGGTCGTCGTCCGGCTGGCCTGCGTTTGATCTTTATGCTCCGGTCTTTGCTGCAGCGGCCCCCGCTGAGCAATATGGCGCTCTGGTGCCTCGCTCGGAGGCACGTTCAGCCCTGGAGCAGGGTGTCGCCGATTTTTTTGGCGCCCGTGCTGCGGCGTTCGGGCTGGATCAGCCCTTGCCGGACGCTGAACAATCCGCACGCGAGGCGGACCAGATGGCCAACCACTGCAATGCTATGCCGGAAGAGATGCTGCCCGTTCTCGTAGACTTTCAGCGTTTGCGTGATGCGGCTCTTGCTGCCGCCGCAGACCGGGCACTTAAAGAGACCGGAGGGCCGGTGGTGGTGATCACCGGCAACGGCCACGCGCGGCTTGACCGTGGGCTTGCAGTCTATTTGGCCAAAGCGCGACCTGGCGTTGATGTCTTGAGCCTTGGACAAAGCGAGGGCGGCGCGATCAGCGGCGATTTCGATCTGCTGCTTGATAGTCCGGCGGTAGAGCGCCCGGACCCCTGTCTCGCCTTCAAAAAAGGCTGA
- the coaBC gene encoding bifunctional phosphopantothenoylcysteine decarboxylase/phosphopantothenate--cysteine ligase CoaBC, producing the protein MLAGKHILLIIGGGIAAYKALELIRRLQDQGASVAPVLTRAGEEFVTPLSVSALAGAPVHRDLFDLTSEAEMGHIQLSRSADLVVVAPATADLMAKMAQGLANDLASTLLLATDTPVLIAPAMNVRMWEHPATQRNIEVLKGDGIRFVGPNEGGMACGEFGPGRMAEPDEIVNAIAAQFRKGPLTGKRIVVTSGPTHEPIDPVRYIANRSSGAQGTAVARALSDLGAEVVFITGPATVRPPEGVEIVPVESALEMQAAVEAALPADAAVFAAAVADWRVASASDRKLKKTKDGLPALEFAENPDILKTVSHMEKRRPGLVVGFAAETNDVLENATAKRLRKGCDWIVANDVSPATGIMGGSENAVTLISEDGAEDWPRMGKDEVARKLAERISAALEG; encoded by the coding sequence ATGCTGGCTGGCAAACATATTCTACTGATCATTGGTGGCGGCATCGCCGCTTACAAAGCCCTCGAGCTCATCCGACGCCTGCAGGATCAGGGCGCAAGCGTGGCCCCAGTGCTGACCCGCGCGGGAGAGGAATTCGTGACCCCTCTGTCCGTGTCGGCTCTGGCGGGCGCGCCCGTGCACCGCGATCTGTTCGATCTGACGTCAGAGGCCGAAATGGGCCATATTCAGCTATCGCGCAGCGCCGATCTGGTGGTTGTGGCCCCCGCCACGGCTGATCTGATGGCAAAAATGGCGCAGGGGCTGGCCAACGATCTGGCCTCAACCCTGTTGCTGGCGACCGATACGCCGGTGCTGATCGCGCCCGCGATGAATGTGCGCATGTGGGAGCATCCCGCGACGCAGCGCAATATCGAAGTGCTGAAAGGCGATGGTATCCGCTTTGTCGGCCCCAACGAAGGCGGCATGGCCTGCGGTGAGTTCGGCCCCGGCCGGATGGCCGAACCGGATGAGATCGTCAACGCCATTGCCGCGCAGTTTCGTAAAGGCCCCCTGACGGGCAAGAGGATCGTGGTGACCTCCGGTCCGACCCATGAGCCGATTGATCCGGTACGATACATCGCCAATCGCTCCTCGGGGGCGCAAGGGACTGCGGTGGCCCGTGCTCTGAGCGACTTGGGAGCGGAGGTGGTGTTCATCACGGGCCCGGCAACGGTCCGGCCCCCCGAAGGGGTTGAGATCGTGCCCGTGGAAAGCGCGCTTGAGATGCAGGCGGCGGTCGAGGCGGCCCTACCGGCCGATGCTGCGGTCTTTGCGGCGGCTGTGGCGGACTGGCGGGTGGCAAGCGCCTCGGACCGCAAACTCAAGAAAACGAAGGATGGGCTGCCCGCGCTGGAGTTCGCCGAGAACCCCGACATCCTCAAGACCGTATCGCACATGGAAAAACGTCGCCCCGGTCTGGTGGTCGGTTTTGCCGCCGAAACAAATGACGTTCTGGAAAACGCCACTGCGAAACGTTTGCGCAAGGGCTGCGACTGGATTGTTGCCAATGACGTTTCGCCTGCAACCGGTATCATGGGCGGCAGTGAAAACGCGGTTACACTGATCTCAGAAGACGGGGCCGAGGACTGGCCGCGCATGGGCAAGGACGAGGTCGCCCGCAAGCTGGCAGAGCGGATTTCCGCTGCGCTTGAGGGGTGA